The following proteins come from a genomic window of Ailuropoda melanoleuca isolate Jingjing chromosome 2, ASM200744v2, whole genome shotgun sequence:
- the LOC100470159 gene encoding C-X-C chemokine receptor type 2 isoform X2 encodes MIFFMENLWNDTDDWDEEFGNISGTPPTDTFSPCRVDTETLDKYVVVVIYALVFVLSLLGNSLVILVVLRSQFNRSVTDVYLLNLAVADLLFALTLPIWAASKAKGWIFGTPLCKVVSLLKEVNFYSSILLLACISVDRYLAIVHATRTLTQKRHWVKFICLGIWALSLILSLPIFVFRRAINPPYSSPVCYEDMGVNTTKLRIVMRALPQTFGFLLPLAVMLFCYGLTLRTLFEAHMGQKHRAMRVIFAVVLVFLLCWLPYNLVLVADTLMRLRVIQETCERRNDIGRALDATEILGFLHSCLNPFIYAFIGQKFRHGLLKIMAFHGLISKEYLSKDGRPSFVGSSSANTSTTF; translated from the coding sequence ATGATATTTTTCATGGAAAATCTATGGAATGATACTGACGACTGGGATGAGGAATTTGGAAATATCAGCGGCACACCACCTACAGACACATTCAGTCCCTGTAGGGTAGACACCGAGACACTCGACAAGTATGTGGTGGTGGTCATCTATGCCCTGGTCTTTGTGCTGAGCCTGCTGGGAAACTCCCTCGTGATCCTGGTGGTCTTACGGAGTCAGTTCAACCGCTCTGTCACCGACGTCTACCTGCTGAACCTGGCCGTAGCAGACCTGCTCTTCGCCCTGACCTTGCCTATCTGGGCTGCGTCCAAGGCAAAGGGCTGGATCTTTGGCACGCCCCTGTGCAAGGTGGTCTCGCTCCTGAAGGAAGTCAACTTCTACAGCAGCATCCTGCTGCTGGCCTGCATCAGCGTGGACCGCTACCTGGCCATTGTCCATGCCACACGCACGCTGACCCAGAAGCGGCACTGGGTCAAGTTCATATGCTTAGGCATCTGGGCCCTGTCCCTGATCCTGTCCCTGCCCATCTTCGTCTTCCGCAGGGCCATCAATCCGCCCTACTCCAGCCCGGTCTGCTACGAGGACATGGGAGTCAACACGACGAAACTGCGGATAGTGATGcgggccctgccccagacctttggcttcctcctgcccctggcgGTCATGCTGTTCTGCTACGGACTCACCCTGCGCACGCTGTTCGAGGCCCACATGGGGCAGAAGCACCGGGCCATGCGGGTCATCTTCGCCGTCGTGCTCgtcttcctgctctgctggctgCCCTACAACCTGGTGCTGGTGGCAGACACCCTCATGAGGCTCCGGGTGATCCAGGAGACCTGTGAGCGCCGCAACGACATTGGCCGGGCCCTGGATGCCACCGAGATTCTGGGCTTCCTCCACAGCTGCCTCAATCCCTTCATCTACGCTTTCATCGGCCAGAAGTTCCGCCATGGACTCCTCAAGATCATGGCCTTCCATGGCCTCATCAGCAAGGAGTACTTGTCCAAGGACGGCAGGCCTTCCTTTGTTGGCTCTTCTTCAGCCAACACTTCCACGACCTTCTGA
- the LOC100470159 gene encoding C-X-C chemokine receptor type 2 isoform X1 has protein sequence MIFFMENLWNDTDDWDEEFGNISGTPPTDTFSPCRVDTETLDKYVVVVIYALVFVLSLLGNSLVILVVLRSQFNRSVTDVYLLNLAVADLLFALTLPIWAASKAKGWIFGTPLCKVVSLLKEVNFYSSILLLACISVDRYLAIVHATRTLTQKRHWVKFICLGIWALSLILSLPIFVFRRAINPPYSSPVCYEDMGVNTTKLRIVMRALPQTFGFLLPLAVMLFCYGLTLRTLFEAHMGQKHRAMRVIFAVVLVFLLCWLPYNLVLVADTLMRLRVIQETCERRNDIGRALDATEILGFLHSCLNPFIYAFIGQKFRHGLLKIMAFHGLISKEYLSKDGRPSFVGSSSANTSTTF, from the exons ATGATATTTTTCATGGAAAATCTATGGAATGATACTGACGACTGGGATGAGGAATTTGGAAATATCAGCGGCACACCACCTACAGACACATTCAGTCCCTGTAGGGTAGACACCGAGACACTCGACAAGTATGTGGTGGTGGTCATCTATGCCCTGGTCTTTGTGCTGAGCCTGCTGGGAAACTCCCTCGTGATCCTGGTGGTCTTACGGAGTCAGTTCAACCGC TCTGTCACCGACGTCTACCTGCTGAACCTGGCCGTAGCAGACCTGCTCTTCGCCCTGACCTTGCCTATCTGGGCTGCGTCCAAGGCAAAGGGCTGGATCTTTGGCACGCCCCTGTGCAAGGTGGTCTCGCTCCTGAAGGAAGTCAACTTCTACAGCAGCATCCTGCTGCTGGCCTGCATCAGCGTGGACCGCTACCTGGCCATTGTCCATGCCACACGCACGCTGACCCAGAAGCGGCACTGGGTCAAGTTCATATGCTTAGGCATCTGGGCCCTGTCCCTGATCCTGTCCCTGCCCATCTTCGTCTTCCGCAGGGCCATCAATCCGCCCTACTCCAGCCCGGTCTGCTACGAGGACATGGGAGTCAACACGACGAAACTGCGGATAGTGATGcgggccctgccccagacctttggcttcctcctgcccctggcgGTCATGCTGTTCTGCTACGGACTCACCCTGCGCACGCTGTTCGAGGCCCACATGGGGCAGAAGCACCGGGCCATGCGGGTCATCTTCGCCGTCGTGCTCgtcttcctgctctgctggctgCCCTACAACCTGGTGCTGGTGGCAGACACCCTCATGAGGCTCCGGGTGATCCAGGAGACCTGTGAGCGCCGCAACGACATTGGCCGGGCCCTGGATGCCACCGAGATTCTGGGCTTCCTCCACAGCTGCCTCAATCCCTTCATCTACGCTTTCATCGGCCAGAAGTTCCGCCATGGACTCCTCAAGATCATGGCCTTCCATGGCCTCATCAGCAAGGAGTACTTGTCCAAGGACGGCAGGCCTTCCTTTGTTGGCTCTTCTTCAGCCAACACTTCCACGACCTTCTGA